Proteins from a genomic interval of Candidatus Rubidus massiliensis:
- a CDS encoding putative exonuclease, DNA ligase-associated: MAVRGAKRWANYDRGFVLSDHVDWKDLLQTIKETKATNILTTHGFVDIASRYIQENLQLDSEPLGMTLGEINEDEE; encoded by the coding sequence ATGGCTGTCCGAGGTGCAAAACGATGGGCAAATTACGATCGCGGTTTTGTGTTATCAGATCACGTAGATTGGAAAGATTTATTGCAAACTATCAAAGAAACAAAAGCCACTAACATTTTGACAACCCATGGATTTGTTGATATTGCTTCTAGATATATCCAAGAAAATTTGCAATTAGATTCCGAACCTTTAGGGATGACTTTGGGCGAAATAAATGAGGATGAGGAATGA